The following coding sequences lie in one Enterococcus sp. 9E7_DIV0242 genomic window:
- a CDS encoding glucose-1-phosphate adenylyltransferase, whose product MNNEMLAMILAGGQGTRLGKLTKNIAKPAVPFGGRYRIIDFTLSNCVNSGITDVAVVTQYQPLALNSHIGNGASWGLDGINSGLTILQPYSSSDGEKWFQGTAHAIYQNIAYISQMNPQYVLVLSGDHIYKMNYETMLEEHKKNNASLTVAVIEVPIKEASRFGIMNTDENDRIIEFEEKPEEPKNNLASMGIYIFNWARLKELLDNSYSKDSQMLDFGKNVIPAYLDAGDNVYAYRFSGYWKDVGTIDSLWEANMEFIDPENELNIRDRTWKMFSKNTSSPPHFLTETASVKNSLIVDGCYVAGEIKDSILSTDVQVKEGTTIEKSVVMPGAKIGQNVTIKNAIIGEDAVIGDNAVVYEEDEIVVVGYSEVIGVKSDED is encoded by the coding sequence ATGAATAATGAAATGTTAGCAATGATCTTAGCCGGAGGGCAAGGAACGAGATTAGGGAAATTAACCAAAAACATCGCCAAGCCTGCTGTACCATTTGGGGGCAGATATCGCATTATTGACTTTACCTTAAGTAATTGTGTCAATTCAGGAATTACTGATGTTGCTGTAGTAACTCAGTATCAACCTTTGGCATTAAACAGCCATATTGGGAATGGTGCTAGCTGGGGATTAGACGGCATCAATTCCGGATTGACGATTTTACAGCCGTACTCAAGCTCGGACGGAGAGAAGTGGTTTCAAGGGACGGCCCATGCGATTTATCAAAATATTGCCTATATCAGCCAAATGAATCCTCAATATGTACTGGTGCTCTCGGGAGACCACATTTATAAAATGAACTATGAGACGATGCTGGAAGAACATAAGAAAAATAATGCGTCTCTTACTGTTGCGGTAATTGAAGTGCCTATTAAAGAAGCTTCCCGTTTTGGGATCATGAATACTGATGAAAATGACCGCATTATTGAATTTGAGGAAAAACCAGAGGAACCAAAGAACAATTTGGCTTCAATGGGTATTTACATTTTTAACTGGGCTCGTTTAAAAGAATTACTGGATAATAGCTATTCTAAAGACAGCCAGATGTTAGACTTTGGGAAAAATGTTATTCCTGCCTATTTGGATGCCGGCGACAATGTTTACGCCTATCGTTTCAGCGGCTACTGGAAAGATGTGGGAACCATCGATTCATTGTGGGAAGCGAATATGGAATTTATTGATCCGGAAAACGAGTTGAATATTCGTGATCGAACCTGGAAAATGTTCTCTAAAAATACTAGTTCGCCACCGCACTTTTTGACAGAGACAGCTTCAGTGAAAAATTCTTTGATCGTCGATGGTTGCTATGTTGCCGGAGAAATCAAAGATAGCATTCTTTCGACAGATGTTCAGGTGAAAGAAGGGACAACAATAGAGAAAAGTGTTGTTATGCCAGGTGCAAAAATAGGTCAGAATGTGACCATTAAAAATGCAATTATCGGCGAAGATGCTGTGATCGGTGACAATGCAGTAGTTTATGAGGAAGATGAAATCGTAGTAGTAGGATATTCTGAAGTAATTGGGGTGAAAAGCGATGAAGACTAA
- the glgD gene encoding glucose-1-phosphate adenylyltransferase subunit GlgD, which translates to MKTNRMCAIIGNVERFDDLMPLIEKRPLAMLPFDCKYRLIDFQLSSVVNANIGSLFMIFNDGETQSVFDHIGGGKEWNLDSLKNRFFTYFYQDFIKRKNEGKPYFSPMIDYLQKSESEYTVIMSSRMLCNLDLRAILKIHQAQQNTMTLVYKRVNKESVCSEDTLLDLDENGQVSGCHTLQDYTSETGKENLSMDAFIVQTEWLIQSLEEAQTQDVSPNLVDFLKSQLGAVKSSIYEYTGYLKNIHSLESYYKANMDMLEPAKFNSLMYTNQKIYTKLKNEVPTYYSEDSMVNSSQFATGCVIQGTVEHSLVSRRSRIDKGASVKHSIINASAKIASDAQVEYAILDKNVIVDPGVQIKGTPEKPVVIRKGEHVTANVSEGEV; encoded by the coding sequence ATGAAGACTAACAGAATGTGTGCAATTATTGGAAACGTGGAAAGATTTGATGATTTAATGCCGCTGATTGAAAAACGTCCATTGGCCATGCTGCCGTTTGACTGTAAATATCGACTGATCGATTTCCAGTTATCCAGTGTAGTGAATGCGAATATTGGCAGCCTGTTCATGATTTTTAATGATGGGGAAACGCAATCAGTATTTGATCATATCGGTGGAGGAAAAGAATGGAACTTGGATTCGCTGAAAAATCGCTTCTTCACTTATTTTTATCAGGATTTCATTAAAAGAAAGAATGAAGGGAAACCTTATTTCAGCCCGATGATCGACTATCTTCAAAAATCTGAATCTGAGTATACTGTGATTATGAGCAGTCGGATGCTATGCAATTTGGATCTTCGAGCGATATTAAAAATCCATCAAGCGCAGCAAAATACGATGACCCTTGTTTATAAACGAGTGAATAAGGAAAGTGTATGCTCAGAAGATACATTATTGGATTTGGATGAAAATGGGCAAGTCAGCGGGTGTCATACCCTGCAGGACTACACCTCTGAAACTGGAAAAGAGAATCTTAGTATGGATGCCTTTATCGTTCAGACCGAATGGTTGATTCAGTCATTGGAGGAAGCTCAGACACAAGATGTTTCACCAAATTTAGTAGATTTTCTGAAAAGCCAGCTTGGGGCAGTGAAAAGCTCTATCTACGAATATACCGGCTATCTTAAGAATATTCATAGTCTCGAATCTTATTACAAAGCCAATATGGACATGCTTGAACCAGCTAAATTCAACTCCTTGATGTACACAAATCAAAAAATTTATACCAAATTAAAAAATGAAGTGCCAACCTATTACTCAGAGGACTCAATGGTTAACAGCAGTCAGTTTGCAACGGGCTGTGTGATTCAGGGGACGGTGGAACATTCATTAGTTTCTCGTCGAAGCAGAATCGATAAAGGGGCTTCAGTGAAGCATTCCATTATTAATGCAAGTGCTAAAATCGCATCTGATGCACAAGTTGAGTATGCTATACTGGATAAAAATGTCATTGTTGATCCTGGTGTGCAAATTAAAGGAACACCGGAAAAACCAGTGGTGATTCGAAAAGGAGAACATGTTACCGCAAACGTGTCTGAAGGAGAGGTTTGA
- the glgA gene encoding glycogen synthase GlgA, producing the protein MKVLFTAAECAPFFKTGGLGDVAGALPKELKDRGADICIVLPYYKQMPLKYQELCEDVLYFYVDVGWRHQYCGVKKLKLDGLTYYFIDNQYYFDRDGLYGYYDDGERFAYFQLAVIEMLEKIDFIPDIIHVNDYHTAMIPFLLREKYHWIQAYQAIETVLTIHNIEFQGIFGEEVLPDLFGMGKERYYDGTVRFDDNVNFLKTGILYAGRVNTVSPSYAEEIQTPEFGSGLDGVLRMAKDKLSGILNGINYEINDPETDPLIPANFSKEDLSGKAINKAALQRKMGLPVREVPLMAIVSRLTHQKGFQLMMDEMEYLMQEDVQLVVLGTGEAGFEQGFKDFTHRFPEKCSVSISFDIKLAQLFYAGADLFLMPSAFEPCGLSQMISMRYGTLPLVHEIGGLKDSVIPYNPITKEGTGFGFSEFRSIYLMETIRMASGVYREEPEVWQQLIQQAMAKDFSWDSPAREYIGLYQLLTKP; encoded by the coding sequence ATGAAAGTCTTATTTACTGCAGCTGAATGTGCACCATTTTTCAAAACTGGCGGCTTGGGCGATGTTGCCGGAGCTTTGCCAAAAGAACTGAAGGATAGAGGCGCTGATATTTGTATAGTTCTGCCTTATTACAAACAGATGCCGTTGAAATATCAGGAGCTTTGTGAAGATGTCTTGTACTTTTATGTGGATGTCGGTTGGCGCCACCAGTATTGCGGAGTAAAAAAACTAAAACTGGACGGTCTGACCTATTACTTTATCGACAATCAGTATTATTTTGATCGGGATGGCTTGTATGGCTATTATGATGATGGCGAACGATTTGCCTATTTTCAGCTTGCTGTGATCGAGATGCTGGAAAAAATTGATTTTATTCCGGACATCATCCATGTAAATGATTATCATACTGCGATGATCCCGTTTCTACTCAGAGAAAAATATCATTGGATTCAAGCCTATCAAGCGATTGAAACAGTTTTGACCATTCATAATATTGAATTTCAGGGTATTTTTGGTGAAGAAGTCTTACCTGATCTTTTTGGAATGGGAAAAGAACGGTATTATGATGGTACTGTTCGCTTTGATGATAATGTCAATTTTCTTAAAACAGGCATTTTATATGCTGGACGGGTCAATACAGTCAGTCCTTCCTATGCGGAAGAAATTCAGACACCCGAATTTGGTTCAGGGCTCGACGGGGTATTGCGAATGGCTAAAGATAAGTTAAGTGGTATTCTGAACGGCATAAATTATGAAATCAATGATCCGGAGACAGATCCCTTGATTCCAGCCAATTTTTCAAAGGAAGATTTATCAGGAAAAGCAATAAATAAAGCAGCTCTTCAAAGAAAAATGGGCTTACCGGTCCGAGAGGTTCCATTAATGGCCATTGTCAGTCGTTTGACACATCAAAAAGGTTTTCAACTGATGATGGATGAGATGGAATACCTTATGCAGGAAGATGTGCAGCTCGTTGTTTTAGGAACTGGGGAAGCTGGGTTTGAACAAGGCTTCAAAGACTTTACCCATCGCTTTCCGGAAAAATGCTCGGTCAGTATTTCTTTCGATATTAAGTTAGCGCAGTTGTTTTATGCTGGGGCCGATTTGTTTTTAATGCCTTCTGCGTTTGAGCCTTGCGGACTATCACAGATGATTTCCATGCGCTATGGCACATTGCCTCTCGTACATGAAATAGGAGGCTTGAAAGATAGTGTTATTCCTTATAATCCAATAACAAAAGAGGGAACCGGTTTTGGTTTTTCTGAGTTTCGCTCTATTTATCTAATGGAGACGATCCGAATGGCATCTGGTGTTTATAGAGAGGAACCGGAAGTTTGGCAGCAGTTGATTCAACAAGCTATGGCAAAAGATTTTAGCTGGGATTCCCCGGCACGAGAATATATAGGTCTTTACCAATTACTAACAAAGCCTTAA
- a CDS encoding glycogen/starch/alpha-glucan phosphorylase codes for MTKEQFKKDFKRRVREKFANEVEESSSDELFASLGSVIQAYYSNAWKDTRKDTRASQCKQAYYFSIEFLPGKMLKSNLLNMGLLDTVRDSLKEMNIDLEELCNVEKDMALGNGGLGRLASCFMDSIASCGLPGNGNGIRYDYGLFKQKFVDGNQVELPDEWLREGNVWEVRKASKAVNVNYGGHVYLKENERGQLKPVYENQQVLRAVPYDTGMLGYHNNMVNTLRLWSAEIPEFEENRYQSIEERRDFRDLTSVLYPDDSNYEGRLMRLVQEYFFVSAGIQSIILSQKKTGVAMLDLANYVAIHINDTHPALCVAEMMRILVDEEDLSWEKAWNVTVKTMSYTNHTIMAEALEKWPVSMLQEVIPRLYQIIEEIDRRFVEEMSLLVDSELVERTRIIKDGQVHMAHLAIIGSHSTNGVAKLHSDLLKGVVLHDFYLLYPERFNNKTNGIAQRRWLQLANEPLANLLDQTIGTSWRKEANDLHLLMNYKDDSKVLQQIADTKYTNKVRLAEYILKTTGIDVSPDAIFDVQIKRLHAYKRQLLNLLHILKLYFELKDNPEADIYPRVFIFGAKAAPSYTYAKHIIKCINEVANMINADEAIQGKLKIVFLENYNVSLAELIIPAADVSEQISLASKEASGTSNMKLMLDGAVTIATLDGANIEIRDIVGDDNIAIFGLTEEEVYRYYETQNYSALKIYENDPVIQRILNAFIDGTIPNIKVEGQEIFDSLIRYNDEYFVLRDFQSYVDAQKSIETLYRDKPRWQKVSLINTAHAGHFSSDYTVQRYAEDIWQIEPIRKVGNDSEQ; via the coding sequence ATTACAAAGGAACAGTTTAAAAAGGATTTTAAGCGACGTGTGCGAGAAAAATTTGCCAATGAGGTGGAGGAATCTTCAAGCGATGAACTATTCGCCTCACTGGGATCCGTGATTCAAGCATACTATTCGAATGCTTGGAAGGACACTCGTAAGGATACTCGTGCCTCGCAATGTAAGCAGGCCTATTATTTTTCGATCGAATTTTTACCTGGTAAAATGCTGAAAAGCAATTTACTGAATATGGGGTTGCTGGATACTGTTCGTGACAGCTTAAAGGAAATGAATATCGATCTGGAAGAGCTTTGCAACGTAGAGAAGGATATGGCGTTGGGAAACGGTGGACTTGGTCGTCTGGCTTCCTGTTTCATGGACTCTATTGCTTCTTGCGGATTACCGGGAAACGGGAATGGGATTCGCTACGATTATGGTCTATTTAAGCAGAAATTTGTTGATGGCAATCAAGTAGAACTGCCAGACGAATGGCTTCGTGAAGGGAATGTCTGGGAAGTCCGTAAAGCCAGCAAGGCTGTTAATGTGAATTACGGCGGACATGTCTACCTAAAAGAAAATGAACGTGGGCAACTGAAGCCAGTCTATGAAAACCAGCAGGTTCTGAGAGCTGTTCCATATGATACCGGAATGCTGGGCTACCATAATAATATGGTGAATACCTTGCGACTCTGGTCAGCTGAGATTCCTGAATTTGAAGAGAACAGATATCAGAGTATTGAAGAACGTCGAGATTTTCGTGATTTGACCTCAGTACTTTATCCGGATGATTCCAATTATGAAGGACGTTTGATGCGTTTGGTTCAGGAATACTTTTTTGTTTCAGCAGGAATTCAAAGCATCATTCTATCACAGAAAAAAACAGGTGTTGCCATGCTTGATTTGGCGAATTATGTGGCTATCCATATCAATGATACCCATCCAGCGCTGTGTGTTGCAGAAATGATGCGTATTCTGGTTGATGAAGAAGACTTAAGTTGGGAAAAAGCCTGGAATGTTACTGTTAAAACAATGAGCTATACCAACCATACGATCATGGCAGAAGCTCTGGAGAAATGGCCGGTATCTATGTTGCAGGAAGTTATCCCGAGACTGTATCAGATTATTGAAGAAATCGATCGTCGCTTTGTAGAGGAAATGTCCTTATTGGTTGATTCCGAGCTCGTTGAACGGACAAGAATCATTAAAGACGGCCAAGTACATATGGCACATTTGGCAATTATTGGCAGCCACAGTACAAATGGCGTAGCGAAGCTTCATTCGGATTTGTTGAAAGGTGTTGTCCTTCATGATTTCTATCTGCTTTATCCGGAACGGTTTAACAACAAGACGAATGGTATTGCTCAAAGACGTTGGCTGCAACTAGCGAATGAACCTTTGGCCAATCTCCTGGATCAGACGATTGGCACATCATGGCGGAAAGAAGCCAATGATCTGCATTTATTGATGAACTATAAGGATGATTCAAAAGTATTGCAACAGATAGCAGATACTAAATATACGAATAAAGTACGATTGGCAGAGTATATTCTCAAAACAACGGGAATTGACGTTTCACCGGATGCGATATTTGATGTTCAGATTAAACGACTTCATGCGTATAAGCGGCAGCTGTTAAACCTGCTGCATATTCTAAAACTGTATTTTGAATTGAAGGATAATCCGGAAGCTGACATTTATCCGCGTGTCTTCATTTTTGGTGCAAAAGCCGCACCAAGCTATACGTATGCAAAGCACATTATTAAATGTATCAATGAAGTAGCTAACATGATCAACGCTGATGAAGCGATACAAGGAAAGTTAAAAATAGTCTTTTTGGAAAACTACAATGTTTCCTTGGCAGAACTGATTATTCCGGCAGCAGATGTCAGTGAACAGATATCACTAGCTTCTAAAGAAGCATCTGGAACTAGCAATATGAAATTAATGCTAGATGGGGCAGTGACGATTGCAACACTTGACGGAGCTAATATTGAGATTCGAGATATTGTTGGAGATGACAATATAGCCATTTTTGGTTTGACTGAAGAAGAAGTGTATCGTTATTATGAAACACAAAACTATTCAGCGCTAAAAATTTATGAGAACGATCCGGTTATTCAGCGCATACTGAATGCTTTTATTGATGGAACGATCCCAAATATAAAAGTAGAGGGTCAGGAAATTTTTGATTCTCTGATTCGATACAACGATGAATACTTCGTTTTACGTGATTTTCAGTCCTATGTGGATGCACAAAAGTCGATTGAAACTCTTTATCGAGATAAACCACGCTGGCAGAAAGTCAGTTTGATCAATACAGCGCACGCCGGGCATTTTTCTTCGGATTATACTGTGCAGCGTTACGCAGAGGATATCTGGCAGATTGAACCGATAAGAAAAGTGGGAAACGATTCTGAACAATAG
- a CDS encoding glycoside hydrolase family 13 protein: protein MTAIYFNSWLEEYKQPFGAIEKGDTVTFSIAVQESVVEQVLLVMRKEDGEQGVEKINMSPQEELRYTCAYSLEQRAGLYFYYFEILKKEAGQEAEILYFGSNQGKGGAGVLTPALGDLHPYQLTCYEKTDPAPDWYRKGIVYQIFPDRFYNGNPHKEISQPKKNTFIYGTWEDEPMYIKDEQGEIIRWDFYGGNLQGIIEKIPYLKELGVTVLYLNPIFEAASNHRYDTGDYLAIDGMLGDEKIFQQLLDCLHENDMQLILDGVFSHVGRNSRYFNYDGRYGEYEGAYRKPESRYRQWFKFSDYPQEYKSWWGVKDLPEADKENHDFQQFIYGEKDSVIEKWTAMGVDGWRLDVADELPDFFIDGIRQTLDQHPKKVLIGEVWEDASNKISYGQRRQYVFGGGLHGVMNYPFRENILGLLQEKQSAKDTAEKLTVLQENYPADIFANNLNNIGTHDSERIATLLENNFSKLSLAVGLMFALPGVPTIYYGDEAGLTGGKDPENRKFFPWHSIDSDTYTCYQEWTMKRKETEALVQGELYSFYSNGLLGLLRYSKPAQLALYLVNPQNQDASIKELNFTRKPPISTDILEELLSGVVVLAWDDYFVTKDFG, encoded by the coding sequence ATGACGGCAATTTATTTTAATTCCTGGCTGGAAGAGTATAAACAGCCTTTCGGAGCAATTGAAAAAGGCGACACAGTAACGTTTTCAATTGCTGTTCAGGAATCAGTAGTTGAACAGGTTTTGTTGGTGATGCGCAAAGAGGATGGAGAACAGGGTGTTGAAAAAATCAATATGTCTCCGCAAGAGGAGCTTCGATATACTTGCGCCTATTCTTTAGAACAGAGAGCAGGACTTTACTTCTACTATTTTGAGATCTTAAAAAAGGAAGCAGGGCAAGAGGCAGAAATCCTGTACTTCGGATCGAATCAAGGAAAAGGTGGAGCAGGTGTTCTCACTCCAGCTTTAGGCGATCTGCATCCTTACCAACTGACTTGCTATGAAAAGACAGATCCTGCACCTGACTGGTATCGAAAGGGAATCGTGTATCAAATTTTTCCAGACCGATTTTATAATGGCAATCCTCATAAAGAAATTTCTCAGCCTAAAAAGAATACGTTTATTTATGGTACTTGGGAAGATGAGCCAATGTATATTAAAGACGAGCAAGGAGAGATTATTCGCTGGGATTTTTATGGCGGTAATTTGCAGGGAATCATAGAAAAAATTCCTTATTTGAAAGAGCTGGGTGTTACTGTACTCTATTTAAATCCTATTTTTGAGGCTGCAAGCAATCATCGGTATGATACTGGTGATTATCTGGCAATCGACGGAATGTTGGGGGATGAGAAAATTTTTCAACAGCTACTTGACTGTCTTCATGAGAATGATATGCAGCTTATTCTGGATGGAGTGTTCAGTCATGTGGGAAGAAACAGCCGCTACTTTAATTATGATGGACGCTATGGTGAATACGAAGGTGCTTACCGCAAGCCAGAAAGCCGCTATCGACAATGGTTCAAATTCTCTGACTATCCACAGGAATATAAGTCTTGGTGGGGTGTGAAGGATCTACCGGAAGCAGATAAGGAGAATCATGATTTTCAACAGTTTATTTATGGTGAAAAGGATAGTGTCATTGAGAAGTGGACAGCTATGGGCGTGGACGGTTGGCGTTTAGACGTGGCGGATGAATTGCCGGACTTCTTTATAGATGGGATTCGACAAACGCTAGATCAACACCCCAAAAAAGTATTGATTGGTGAAGTTTGGGAGGATGCTTCTAACAAGATATCTTACGGACAGCGACGCCAGTATGTCTTCGGTGGTGGTCTTCATGGTGTGATGAACTACCCGTTTCGTGAGAACATTCTTGGTCTCCTTCAAGAAAAGCAATCAGCAAAAGATACAGCAGAAAAGCTGACTGTCCTACAGGAAAATTATCCCGCAGACATTTTTGCCAATAATTTGAATAATATTGGGACCCATGATAGCGAAAGAATTGCGACTTTATTGGAAAATAACTTTTCCAAGCTATCTTTGGCAGTAGGGTTAATGTTCGCCTTGCCAGGCGTCCCTACGATTTATTATGGAGATGAGGCAGGTCTGACTGGAGGGAAAGATCCTGAAAATCGTAAGTTTTTCCCATGGCATTCCATTGATTCTGATACCTATACCTGCTATCAGGAATGGACAATGAAACGTAAAGAAACAGAAGCCTTGGTTCAGGGGGAGCTCTATTCGTTTTATTCAAATGGTCTCTTGGGTTTATTGCGATACAGCAAGCCTGCTCAGCTTGCTCTTTATCTTGTTAATCCACAGAATCAGGACGCTTCTATCAAAGAGCTGAACTTTACCAGAAAACCGCCAATTTCAACAGATATTTTAGAAGAGTTGTTGTCGGGAGTAGTAGTCCTTGCGTGGGACGACTATTTTGTAACGAAGGATTTTGGATGA
- a CDS encoding BglG family transcription antiterminator: protein MALNKREQALLQLLLDQTDFLPAAFFKNKLYVSAKTVYTDLARLEEKLTDTGLHISRLPRKGVRVEGTEAARKKATALLIEKTKKIDKFSPEYRKIFIFANYLFSEKPMHYQEFADYFYVSYQSIKKDVDEILEYCRKENVQGRMTDRGVVLDTTESVRQRVFKSMLDFFIESSSIDTKAIQSVFDENNVRLVTCFVSDLSVALDHQLNSYFVDSLKISLEILLGRVQKGAHIEPQKELVFDELKRMQLYMQGVAFSEMVAKEQRFQLTDEDIHYVCSLLLAHGIEPYLKMTANSQKMITVTKKMIVNMSDLLSIDLTDDELLMQALLSHVVPMIHRLKNHIAIKNPLRESIKKQYSTMFTLTKFVIGDLEKKYDVALTEDEVTFLTIHFQLAFEKIRVTKHILIVCNSGMATSELIFNRIKQNIAADVILEITSFDKLSHISLETVDLIISTIQLEETTTEVMYVSALPTPEEIGKISAYVSNLSEHKKSFHSKEYKNTHLLSKYLDRDFLYVKQEFKTKEAILTYLADDYQEKGLVTGDFKKTLFIREELGSTGLKTGVAIPHAEPETVNQTKLSFMALASPIKWGSSQIQLVVLLAIAEEDMAEAKELIASIYDLFNSPKEIKWVVDSQSKEELYQRLLRGGNGHVF from the coding sequence ATGGCACTAAATAAAAGAGAGCAAGCTTTGTTGCAACTATTATTGGACCAGACGGATTTTCTGCCAGCTGCATTTTTTAAGAATAAATTGTATGTTTCAGCTAAAACAGTTTATACAGATCTCGCACGTTTAGAAGAAAAATTAACAGACACTGGGTTGCATATTTCACGTTTGCCTAGAAAGGGAGTCCGAGTTGAAGGAACAGAAGCAGCAAGAAAGAAGGCAACAGCTTTATTGATTGAGAAGACAAAAAAGATTGATAAATTTTCACCGGAGTATCGTAAAATTTTTATTTTTGCCAACTATCTTTTTTCAGAAAAGCCTATGCACTATCAAGAATTTGCTGACTATTTTTATGTCAGTTATCAATCCATAAAGAAGGATGTCGATGAGATTCTTGAGTATTGCCGAAAAGAAAACGTTCAGGGCCGAATGACTGATAGAGGGGTAGTGCTTGATACTACAGAATCTGTCCGACAGAGAGTATTTAAATCCATGCTGGATTTCTTTATTGAATCATCTAGTATTGACACGAAAGCAATTCAATCTGTTTTTGATGAGAATAATGTCCGATTAGTCACATGCTTTGTTTCTGACTTAAGTGTTGCTCTAGATCATCAGCTTAACAGTTATTTTGTAGATTCATTGAAGATATCTTTAGAGATACTTCTTGGTAGAGTACAGAAAGGAGCCCATATTGAACCACAAAAGGAACTTGTTTTCGATGAGTTGAAACGTATGCAGCTTTATATGCAAGGCGTCGCTTTTTCAGAAATGGTTGCTAAAGAGCAAAGGTTTCAGTTAACTGATGAGGATATTCACTATGTTTGTTCCTTACTGTTGGCTCATGGCATCGAGCCCTATTTAAAAATGACAGCTAATAGCCAGAAAATGATCACAGTGACTAAAAAAATGATAGTAAATATGTCGGATTTACTGAGTATTGATTTAACAGATGATGAGTTGTTGATGCAGGCCTTATTATCTCATGTTGTTCCAATGATTCATCGACTGAAAAATCATATTGCTATCAAAAACCCTTTGAGGGAAAGTATCAAGAAACAGTATTCGACAATGTTCACACTGACAAAATTTGTTATTGGAGACTTGGAAAAGAAATATGATGTGGCGCTAACAGAAGATGAAGTGACCTTTTTAACGATTCATTTCCAGCTGGCGTTTGAAAAAATTCGAGTAACGAAACATATTCTGATTGTGTGTAATTCAGGAATGGCAACGTCGGAGCTGATTTTTAATCGTATTAAGCAGAATATCGCAGCGGATGTCATTTTAGAAATTACCAGCTTTGATAAATTGAGCCATATCTCACTTGAGACTGTAGATTTGATTATTTCAACAATACAGTTAGAAGAGACAACAACGGAAGTCATGTATGTATCTGCCTTACCGACACCGGAAGAAATAGGGAAGATTTCTGCTTATGTTTCAAACTTAAGTGAGCATAAAAAAAGCTTTCATTCAAAAGAATACAAAAACACTCATTTGTTGAGCAAGTATTTAGATAGAGATTTTCTCTATGTAAAGCAAGAGTTCAAAACGAAAGAAGCTATTTTAACTTATTTAGCAGATGATTATCAGGAAAAAGGACTGGTTACAGGAGATTTTAAAAAGACATTATTCATACGTGAAGAGCTGGGGAGTACCGGGTTGAAAACCGGTGTGGCAATTCCTCACGCCGAGCCGGAAACAGTCAATCAGACAAAACTGTCCTTTATGGCTTTAGCTTCACCAATCAAATGGGGCTCAAGTCAGATTCAACTGGTTGTTTTATTGGCAATTGCTGAAGAGGATATGGCAGAAGCCAAAGAATTGATCGCATCCATTTATGATCTGTTCAACTCACCGAAAGAAATTAAATGGGTAGTAGACAGTCAGAGTAAAGAGGAGTTGTATCAGCGACTTCTAAGAGGAGGAAATGGGCATGTTTTTTAA
- a CDS encoding PTS sugar transporter subunit IIA, with translation MFFNHQIALLKKNVSSKEVAFELLANELMEKQCVNQDFLANVIKRELVFPTGLEINGIGVAIPHTDSEYVKESQVAFMSLTTPIQFKSMGSKDKEVNVSILFMLALKEPHEQLEMLQRLIEMFQQEGVLQALMTAETMEAYQKIIRTNGLS, from the coding sequence ATGTTTTTTAACCATCAAATTGCTTTGTTAAAAAAGAATGTGTCTTCTAAGGAAGTTGCATTTGAATTATTGGCAAATGAATTAATGGAGAAGCAATGCGTTAATCAGGATTTTTTAGCGAATGTTATTAAACGGGAACTTGTTTTTCCAACTGGGTTGGAAATCAACGGAATTGGCGTGGCAATTCCCCATACAGATAGTGAGTATGTAAAGGAGTCGCAAGTGGCATTTATGTCGCTCACAACGCCGATACAATTTAAATCTATGGGGTCAAAGGATAAAGAAGTCAATGTATCTATATTGTTTATGCTGGCACTTAAGGAACCGCATGAACAGCTTGAGATGCTGCAGCGTTTAATTGAAATGTTTCAGCAGGAAGGTGTCTTACAAGCATTGATGACTGCTGAAACGATGGAAGCATATCAGAAAATTATCCGAACGAACGGATTAAGCTAG